In Triticum aestivum cultivar Chinese Spring chromosome 5B, IWGSC CS RefSeq v2.1, whole genome shotgun sequence, the following proteins share a genomic window:
- the LOC123111244 gene encoding uncharacterized protein has protein sequence MDMSLLRSVILLHKSGDHEGALGSINELVKAVYNRSGNVIHSDLAALLLGTQLQLLAAQSADEQARKYHLQRAEDYLCYAKDIGSNCTAAHGMRAAVHLENYRMEQAEAVISDALRLSYPDDPNDLRVDLTDSSHIYIGDVSDLKITESVITVQPIDNEAKRVMVARHKIREFCNEHVRRIHIAGARSILITNYDCKILRMKKQSLYCYIGEVKLCGLSQFRGRKATIFCLGDNVAQYLHDCLVSISHPHILSSLGHGRGLGSYSMNTFLAVPFFSATFRTYLQSIELSVYMDRYTDEFIILVSHIVKAILGLHSLGYCCKDMEADHIVVVEENKSISAKIWHFKKCSSDEEKTGDWKLLGELLNTSKLKSDENSDLCAKLCKAELRGLDILAHSALLTARKKLQNVLTLFKYQETDWKTANSPGAPNWLDDKFDFSPKMPLCIHQSQSFKSCPIQTFRTFTEKLRDVIEHEVDYLPLSMVDYITFKDREQGRKEEDFEYSLRHAWPKEFLKIQNFVREKKLTY, from the exons ATGGACATGTCACTATTGAGAAGCGTGATATTGCTACATAAATCCGGTGACCACGAGGGTGCGCTTGGCTCCATCAACGAGCTCGTTAAGGCGGTCTACAATAGAAGTGGGAATGTGATTCACAGTGATTTGGCTGCACTTCTCCTCGGCACACAACTTCAGCTCTTAGCAGCCCAGAGTGCTGACGAGCAAGCTAGGAAATATCATCTTCAACGCGCTGAAGATTATCTTTGCTACGCCAAGGATATAGGCTCCAATTGCACTGCAGCACATGGAATGCGCGCTGCTGTGCATTTGGAGAACTACAGAATGGAACAAGCAGAAGCCGTAATTTCCGATGCATTAAGGCTTTCTTACCCAGATGATCCAAATGATCTTCGTGTCGACCTCACTGATAGTTCTCACATATACATTGGTGATGTTTCTGATCTGAAAATCACTGAGTCTGTTATAACAGTTCAACCAATAGACAATGAAGCCAAACGGGTGATGGTTGCAAGGCACAAGATCCGGGAATTCTGCAATGAACAT GTTCGCCGTATTCATATTGCAGGAGCACGAAGTATATTGATCACTAACTATGACTGTAAGATTTTAAGGATGAAAAAACAAAGTTTGTACTGTTACATTGGCGAGGTTAAGTTGTGTGGACTTTCTCAGTTCCGTGGTAGAAAGGCTACCATTTTCTGTCTTGGAGATAATGTAGCACAATATCTACATGATTGTCTAGTATCCATCAGTCATCCTCATATTCTCAGCAGTTTAGGCCATGGCCGAGGACTTGGAAGCTACTCAATGAATACATTTCTGGCAGTCCCTTTTTTCAGTGCTACATTTCGCACCTATCTACAAAGCATAGAGTTGTCTGTTTATATGGACAGATACACAGATGAGTTTATCATCTTGGTCAG CCATATTGTAAAAGCTATATTGGGACTGCACAGCCTTGGCTACTGTTGCAAAGATATGGAGGCAGATCATATAGTTGTAGTAGAAGAAAATAAGTCCATATCCGCCAAAATTTGGCATTTCAAGAAATGTTCATCTG ATGAAGAGAAAACAGGCGACTGGAAACTCCTTGGTGAACTGCTCAATACAAGCAAGCTTAAGAGTGACGAGAATTCGGACCTTTGTGCTAAGCTCTGTAAAGCAGAACTAAGGGG ACTGGATATATTGGCACACAGTGCTCTGTTGACAGCGAGGAAGAAACTTCAAAATGTCCTCACGTTGTTCAAGTACCAGGAAACTGACTGGAaaactgcaaactcaccaggggcACCGAATTGGCTTGATGacaaatttgactttagtccaaaaATGCCATTGTGCATTCATCAGTCCCAGTCTTTTAAAAGCTGCCCAATTCAAACTTTCAGAACATTCACCGAAAAGCTTAGAGATGTAATTGAGCATGAAGTGGACTATCTGCCGCTCAGT ATGGTCGACTACATCACTTTTAAAGACAGGGAGCAAGGTCGAAAGGAGGAAGATTTCGAGTATTCTTTAAGGCATGCTTGGCCTAAGGAGTTTCTGAAAATACAAAACTTCGTTAGAGAGAAAAAACTCACCTACTAA